A segment of the Geoanaerobacter pelophilus genome:
GATGTTCACGGCCTTTTATTTTTTTTGACCGTGTGTGTAAGTGCTTACGCTGAAACTGTTTGAAATTATTTAGTAATATTTAACTTGGTCGGAGTGGGATGGATGTTGTCTTCAAAAACGGCAACAACACGAGAGAAGCTGCTGGCAGCAGGTCTCACCCTCTTTTCCAGCAAGGGGTTCCTTGCGACGACCACTCGCGAACTTGCCCAGGAAGCGGGAGTTGCCGAAATAACATTATTCCGGTATTTCCCGTCAAAAGAAAAATTGCTTGAAGAGGTAGTGACCAGTTATTCAATGATTCCTGCTCTGAAGGCGCTTCAACCGGAGCTCAACGAAAAGCCATGCGCAGTGGCTCTTACTTACATGGCGGATTTTCTGCTCGATTCCATGATCAAGCAGAAAGAATGGATCATCCTGATG
Coding sequences within it:
- a CDS encoding TetR/AcrR family transcriptional regulator, coding for MLSSKTATTREKLLAAGLTLFSSKGFLATTTRELAQEAGVAEITLFRYFPSKEKLLEEVVTSYSMIPALKALQPELNEKPCAVALTYMADFLLDSMIKQKEWIILMQSEVRRNPEKLLSVYHAFLDRVYSLIADYFRSQQKVGVMREFDADLAARAFYGMIFSFFNTEEILQRKQYRDTPRTMAITTFVGLFAQGASA